From Paenibacillus sp. FSL H8-0537:
CGCTTGCCTTCTATGTATACATCATGCAGGACGCACCTTAAATCAAACTTAAGTGAAATTTAAAGCAACATAAAACCTTTGAACCCCGACCATATATCGTGCTAAAAAGCTGTACAAGCGCATAATAAGGGCCACTGCTGCCGCTTGCCCCACCTTTTACAACGCAAAAAAAAGCCAAGCGAGGCAATAGCTGCCCTGCTTGGCTTTTCTATTCACGCCAGAATCTCGTGGCGTTTACTTATTTATTTTTCAAGCTCCGTATTCGTATTAGCCCGTGTTTCTCAGACCGGCTGCTATTCCGTTGATCGTGAGCAATACTTCACGAAGCAGCTCTGGATCATCCTCGTCCTTCGCCCGCAGTCCGCGGAGCTCCGTCAGAAGCTGAACCTGCATGTAGCTGAGCGGATCAACGTATGGATTACGGAGGCGAATCGATTCTTGAATAACCGGTACGTTATCCAAAATTTCCGTTTGGCCCGTAATGCTCAAAATCATTTGCGACGTCAGCGCATATTCCGACTCAATTTGCTGGAAAATACGATCGCGGATAGCCTCGTCGGAAATCATGCCCGCATATTCCTTCGCAATAATAAGATCGGCTTTCGCCAGTGCCATCTGCAGGTTGTCGATCAAAGAGCGGAAGAATGGGAAATGCTCATACATCGTTTTTAGCGTCTGCAGACGCTCTTCGCTTCCATCCACATATTGCTGGAGCGCTGTGCCGGCTGCATACCAGGCTGGCAGCAGATAACGGCTTTGCGTCCATGCGAATACCCATGGAATCGCACGCAAATCTTCAAAGCGGTCGCTGTTTTTCCGTTTGGACGGACGTGAGCCAATGTTCAGCTCGCCAACCTCTGGCAGCGGTGTCGATTCCTTGAAGTACGTGAGGAAATCCGGATCGCGGAAAATCAAATCCTGATATTTCTCCAGCGCCGTCTCGGAAATTGAGCGGGCGATTTCTTCCCACTCCGGCTCGGCCGTCTGGCCTTGCTCCGGATATTTCGCCAAGCGCGCAGCTGTAATCAGCGCCCAAGTCGCCTGCTCCAAGCTGCGATATGCGATGCCCTGCATCGAATAACGCGAGGAAAGCACTTCTCCTTGCTCGGTAATTTTGATGCCGCCGCCAACCGTATGCGGTGGCTGTGCCAAAATGCTGCGGTTCAGCGGCATGCCGCCGCGACCAAGTGCTCCGCCGCGTCCGTGGAAGAACTTCAGCTTAACGTCGTATTCGTTCGCCGCTGCTGTAATTTCCTTAAGAGCTACGCGCAGCTCCCAGTTTGCTGTAACCGCTCCGCCATCTTTATTGCTGTCGGAGTAACCCAGCATAATTTCATGCAGATCGCCGCGAGCCGCAACGGCTTGACGATAAATCGGCAGCTCGAACAACTGCTTCATAATAGCCGGAGCCGCATGAAGGTCGTCGATTGTCTCGAACAGTGGCACCGATTGAACAGAGCAGTGAACCGTGCCGTCGCGATCTTGACGGAACAAGCCAACTTCCTTCGAGAAGACCATGACTTCCAGCATGTCGCTGGCGCCCTGCGTCATACTGATCAGGTAGCTGGAAATGCAGTTCGGGCCAAACTCTTGCTTCGCACGGTAAGCCGTATGGTACACATCGAGGCATTCACGCGTTGCATCCGTATAATCCAAGTGGCTCGACGTCAATGGACGCGGGTCATTCAGCAGGCGATGCAGCAGCTCAACCTTTTCATCCTCATTCAATCCTGCATAATCAGGCGTAATGTTCATTTTCGCCAAAATTTCAGTCATCGCATTTTCATGCTCTTTGCTGTGCTGGCGAATATCCAGCGTCATCAAGTGGAAGCCGAACAGCTCTACCTGACGAACCAGCTTGCCGATATGCGTGTCTGCCACATAATCCGCGAAGTGATTGCGCAGGCTGCGGTCAATAATTTTTAAATCCTCCAGCAGCTCTTCCGGGCTGTTATAGCGCATAGCCGAGCCTTTGAGCGCCTCATTGCGCGTATTGGCGAGCTTCTCCAGCATAAAGCCAAGCTTGATGCGGTAAGGCTCCTTCGTGTTGCGCCACAGTTCTACGCATTTCAGCTCAACCTGCTCGCGGTCGCGGCGAATCGATTCAATCAATTCATCCGACACTTCCACAATATTCGTGCTAAAGCTGAGTTGGCCCATCAGCTCATTC
This genomic window contains:
- the ppc gene encoding phosphoenolpyruvate carboxylase encodes the protein MSEQAATNLSASRQQANNLLRRDVRFLGNILGEVLVHQGGKELLEIVEQIRETSKSLRAEYIPELFAQFKTTVSSLSPEIRHQVIRAFAIYFQLVNIAEQNHRIRRKRDYERSTGEGVQRGSIESAVADLKERQIAVEDVQQMLSGISLELVMTAHPTEATRRAVLDIHKRIAEDVMELDNPTLTYREREKLREKLLNEVLILWQSDELRDRKPTVIDEVRNGLYYFDETLFEVLPAVYEELERCLEKYYPGEKWHAPDFLRFGSWIGGDRDGNPSVTAKVTWEALTMHRLLAIRKYEETLNELMGQLSFSTNIVEVSDELIESIRRDREQVELKCVELWRNTKEPYRIKLGFMLEKLANTRNEALKGSAMRYNSPEELLEDLKIIDRSLRNHFADYVADTHIGKLVRQVELFGFHLMTLDIRQHSKEHENAMTEILAKMNITPDYAGLNEDEKVELLHRLLNDPRPLTSSHLDYTDATRECLDVYHTAYRAKQEFGPNCISSYLISMTQGASDMLEVMVFSKEVGLFRQDRDGTVHCSVQSVPLFETIDDLHAAPAIMKQLFELPIYRQAVAARGDLHEIMLGYSDSNKDGGAVTANWELRVALKEITAAANEYDVKLKFFHGRGGALGRGGMPLNRSILAQPPHTVGGGIKITEQGEVLSSRYSMQGIAYRSLEQATWALITAARLAKYPEQGQTAEPEWEEIARSISETALEKYQDLIFRDPDFLTYFKESTPLPEVGELNIGSRPSKRKNSDRFEDLRAIPWVFAWTQSRYLLPAWYAAGTALQQYVDGSEERLQTLKTMYEHFPFFRSLIDNLQMALAKADLIIAKEYAGMISDEAIRDRIFQQIESEYALTSQMILSITGQTEILDNVPVIQESIRLRNPYVDPLSYMQVQLLTELRGLRAKDEDDPELLREVLLTINGIAAGLRNTG